A genomic window from Solanum dulcamara chromosome 11, daSolDulc1.2, whole genome shotgun sequence includes:
- the LOC129873679 gene encoding disease resistance RPP13-like protein 4, which produces MVDAVVTVFLEKLLNVLTEESRFLSQYRQKFEKLKNELLFMQSFLKDAERLKRKHVTLKAVMACLRDLIFEAEEILEDCHNQSADSNGATRISTRFHPKRLCHRYQTGKRLAEINEKISEIKQNISTYLGVPLMKEGSMEAHNNLMTRWTSSLYDHTQVVGLEGDTEKIKDWLFEASDGLLAIAFVGMGGLGKTTLAQKIFNERSVENHFERRIWVSVSQTFTEEQVMRSILKSLGDACIGDDQSELLRKINQYLLGKRFLIVMDDVWSLDNAWWQKIYSGLPKGNGSSVIVTTRNELVARKMGVTEARTHWPKFLNEDYSWLLFRKIAFAATAGECIFPELENVGKEIVEKCKGLPLAIKAVGGVMLCKPPYYHEWRRIANHFRDELKENDDSVMASLQLSYDELPPYLKSCFLCFSLFPEDCVIPKDQLIRWWIGESFIPLRSGRLSTEVGEDCFSQLSNRCLIEVVDKAYNGVIHTCKMHDMVRDLVIKIADDDSFSTPSDANCRHLGIKSEMNGKQLLSNQKLRALLTTTKSGEVNKIPSDIAKNFCNSRHLQVLDLSKSLFNVPISSLLEGIGSAKQLTYLSLSNTHPLTGVPDSISKLEKLQILDFSNCQNMKMLPCCVITFEELAVLDLNHCGSLDYLPKGLSRLSNLQVLLGFKPAKLSQPGGCRISELRSLTRLRTLSLRLTQDEEIGDDEGNALIDLQELQFLTISCFDSQDDRLVTKLGRLYPPRQLHELILKFYPGKISPEWLNPTSLPLLRYLSIISGDMKEMHDNFWGDRSTLWKIEGLMLEALTDLRLEWSAVNRVMPSLRILKASWCPELESFPIEDAGFRGGLWKKEEHRC; this is translated from the coding sequence ATGGTGGATGCAGTGGTAACTGTATTCTTGGAGAAACTGCTTAATGTTCTCACTGAGGAAAGCAGATTTCTAAGTCAATACAGACAAAAGTTTGAAAAGCTGAAGAATGAACTGCTATTCATGCAAAGCTTTCTCAAGGATGCAGAGAGGCTCAAGAGGAAACACGTCACCCTTAAAGCGGTCATGGCCTGTTTGCGAGACTTAATCTTTGAAGCTGAAGAGATACTGGAGGACTGCCACAATCAATCAGCAGATAGTAATGGGGCTACTAGAATTTCTACGCGCTTCCATCCCAAAAGGCTATGTCATCGCTATCAAACTGGGAAGCGACTTGCTGAAATCAATGAGAAGATCTCAGAAATAAAGCAAAACATTTCGACATACCTTGGAGTGCCACTTATGAAAGAAGGAAGTATGGAGGCACACAATAATCTTATGACAAGATGGACTTCTTCCCTTTATGACCACACTCAGGTTGTTGGTTTGGAAGGTGACACAGAGAAGATAAAGGATTGGCTATTTGAAGCAAGTGATGGTTTACTTGCCATTGCATTTGTGGGTATGGGAGGGCTCGGAAAAACCACTCTTGCTCAGAAAATCTTCAATGAAAGAAGCGTGGAGAATCACTTCGAGAGGAGAATTTGGGTGTCTGTTTCTCAAACATTTACTGAGGAACAAGTCATGAGAAGCATATTGAAGAGTTTGGGAGATGCATGCATTGGTGATGACCAGAGTGAAttgttaagaaaaataaatcagTACCTTTTAGGAAAGAGGTTTTTGATTGTTATGGATGATGTTTGGAGCTTGGACAATGCTTGGTGGCAGAAAATCTATTCTGGACTACCCAAAGGAAATGGGAGCAGTGTTATTGTAACTACGAGAAATGAGTTAGTCGCTCGCAAGATGGGTGTCACAGAAGCAAGGACACACTGGCCAAAATTCCTCAATGAGGACTACAGTTGGTTACTGTTCCGGAAGATTGCATTTGCAGCGACTGCAGGTGAATGCATTTTTCCTGAATTGGAGAATGTGGGAAAGGAGATTGTGGAAAAATGTAAGGGTCTTCCATTAGCAATCAAAGCAGTAGGAGGAGTGATGCTTTGTAAACCACCTTACTATCATGAATGGAGGCGTATTGCAAATCATTTCCGCGATGAATTGAAAGAAAATGATGACTCAGTGATGGCTTCATTACAGTTGAGCTACGATGAACTCCCTCCATACTTAAAATCCTGTTTCCTCTGTTTTTCACTCTTTCCTGAGGATTGTGTCATACCAAAAGACCAGCTGATCCGTTGGTGGATCGGAGAAAGCTTCATCCCTCTAAGAAGTGGTAGGTTATCAACTGAAGTTGGAGAAGATTGTTTCTCACAACTATCCAATCGATGTTTGATAGAAGTTGTTGATAAGGCTTACAATGGTGTGATCCATACATGCAAAATGCATGATATGGTTCGTGATTTGGTGATCAAGATTGCAGACGATGATTCATTTTCCACCCCATCTGATGCTAATTGTCGACATTTGGGTATTAAGAGTGAGATGAATGGGAAGCAACTATTGAGCAATCAAAAATTACGAGCACTGCTGACAACCACCAAGAGTGGTGAAGTAAACAAAATCCCTTCTGACATTGCCAAGAATTTCTGCAATAGTCGACACCTCCAGGTACTGGATCTGTCGAAATCACTTTTCAATGTGCCTATTTCAAGTTTGCTGGAAGGCATTGGATCCGCCAAACAGCTTACTTATCTCAGTTTAAGCAATACACATCCATTGACTGGTGTTCCAGATTCCATATCCAAGCTTGAAAAATTACAGATTTTGGACTTCAGCAATTGCCAGAATATGAAAATGCTCCCCTGTTGTGTTATAACATTTGAGGAACTAGCTGTTTTAGATTTGAATCACTGTGGGTCACTTGATTACCTGCCAAAAGGACTGAGTAGGCTTTCCAATCTTCAAGTACTGCTTGGATTTAAGCCTGCAAAATTAAGCCAGCCTGGAGGTTGTCGTATTTCTGAACTTAGAAGCCTGACTCGACTGAGAACTCTCAGTTTAAGACTAACTCAGGATGAGGAGATTGGGGATGATGAGGGGAATGCACTGATAGATCTCCAAGAACTTCAATTTTTGACAATAAGTTGCTTTGATAGTCAAGATGATCGACTAGTCACAAAACTTGGTAGACTTTATCCTCCTCGACAACTCCACGAGCTGATTCTCAAATTCTATCCAGGTAAAATAAGTCCTGAATGGCTTAACCCCACATCTCTCCCCTTGTTGCGATATCTCTCAATCATTTCAGGTGATATGAAAGAAATGCATGATAACTTCTGGGGTGATCGCAGTACTCTTTGGAAAATTGAGGGGTTAATGTTGGAAGCTTTAACTGATTTGAGATTAGAATGGTCAGCAGTGAATCGAGTGATGCCTTCGTTAAGAATACTCAAGGCTAGCTGGTGCCCCGAGTTGGAGTCATTTCCAATTGAAGATGCAGGGTTCAGAGGGGGTTTATGGAAGAAGGAAGAACATAGGTGCTGA